The stretch of DNA GAAGAACAGCTTTTGAGAAAGATTTCGATAAAATTATTTTCTCTTCTTATTTTAGAAGATTAAAAGATAAAACACAAGTCTTTTCTTTAGTAGATAATGATTATATTCGCAGCCGTCTAAGTCATAGTTTAGAAGCTTCTTGTGTAGGAAGAACTTTAGGAACGCTTGTCGGGCAAGAAATTGTTAAACGCCACGCCAAAGAATTATACGACTATACAGCACGCGATTTTGGCGATATTGTCGCGGCAGCTTGTCTATCCCATGATATCGGTAATCCACCTTTTGGTCATGCCGGAGAAGACGCAATTCAAGAGTGGTTTAAATCGCCCAACGCAGCAGCAGTATTATCGCTATTAACCCCTGGACAACAAGCCGATTTCAAGTGTTTTGAAGGTAACGCTCAAGGCTTTAGAATTCTCACAAAACTTGATAAACCACAACATCGCCAAGGTTTACAGTTTACTTGTGCAACTTTAGCAACATTTACTAAATATCCTAGAGAAGCTGGGATTAACAGTAACTCATTTAATAAATATAATAGTAATTCTGATAACAAGAGTACCAAAAAACATGGTTTTTTTCAAGAAGAAAAAGAACTATTTGCGCAAATAGCCCAAGAAGTTGGTTTAATTCGTCGCCAAAAAGATATTGCTTGGTGGTGCAGACATCCTTTAGTTTTTCTCGTTGAAGCTGCTGATGATATTTGCTATCACATCGTAGATTTAGAAGATGGCTTCTCGATGGGATACATTGACTATGCAGAAGCTAAAATGTGGTTGATTGATATTCTAGAGGGAGAAAAAATTGAGCAATTTGATGATAAAAAAGAACAGATTAAGTACCTACGAGCTAAAGCAATTCATAAATTAATTACTGAAGTAAAACAAGTTTTTCTCGACTGCGAAGAACAACTTTTATCTGGTACTTTTGACAGTCCATTAACTTCGCAAATTGCATCAGGATTAAAATTAAAGGAGATTATCGAATTAACACGTAAGAATGTTTATGAAGCTTGTGAAGTTGTCGAAGTAAAAGTTGCTGGTTATCAAGTGCTTGGAGGATTGTTAGAAGAGTTTGTTAGCGCTGTGACTAACAATAACTTATCGAAAAGTTATTTAACAAAAAAACTATTGCCTAATTTTAAAGATACTGAACAACTGTATAGCAAAGTTTTACAAGTGACCGATTATATTTCGGGAATGACCGATTCCTACGCAGTTTCCCTGTTTAAGAAAATTAAAGGAATTTCGTTACCGCGTGGTGGAAGGTAGTTAGTGTTGAGTGGTGAGTGATGAGTTACGTAAACAAACACTATTTCTCCTCTGCACCTCTGCTTCCTCTGCACCTCTGCTTCCTCTGCACCTCTGCTTCCTCTGCACCTCTGCTTCCTCTGCACCTCTGCTTCCTCTGCTTATCATTGCAGTTCTCTAATGCGTTCTTGAGCATCTTGATAATACTCTGGTTTTTGTTGTTGCTCATAGAGGTTAGCTGCTTGTTGGAAGTCTTGCAACGCTTGCTGAGTGTTCCCTAAAGCGCTGTAGGAAAGTGCGCGGTTGTAGTATGCTTCTGCGTAATTGGGCTTGATTTGTAGGGCTTGGTTAAAGTCAGCGATCGCACTTTGGTGTTCGCCTGCGTTGTACCGCGCAATACCGCGATTAAAATACGCATCTGCATCTTTAGGATTTAACTGTAAGACTTGAGTGTAGTCGAGAATTGCACCGCGATTGTCACCGCGACGTCGCCGTGCATTGCCACGATTGTAATAAAATCCAGGTCGATTTGGTTCGAGTTGAATCGCTTGGTTAAAATCAGCCATTGCGTTGAGTTCGTCACCCAGCGCAAACCGCAGAATTCCCCGACTGTTGTAAGCTGAAGCAAACTTCGGATTGAGTGCGATCGCGCGATTGTAATCAGCGATCGCGGCTTCATTGTTTCCTAACCTATCGTAAGCAATTCCCCGATTGTAGTAAGTTGTTGCATTGTTGGGATTGATGCTGATTGCTTGATTGTAATCGGCGATCGCGCCTTGATGATCTCCCAAATCGTCGCGAGCGTTACCACGATTTTCGTAAGCTGCTGCGTTAGCAGGATCGAGACGAATCACTTCAGTAAAACTTGCGATCGCGCCTTGAACATCACCCTTATTGTACTGATTAATACCTTGTTTGTAATAGTTTTGGATACTTGTTTCGATTGCTGGTTGTGTTGTTTCTGCTTCAACAACCGTTGGCGTATTCACCAAAACGTAGACAATTCCTAAGATAGCAATACTGGTTTTCAGGCGGTTCATAGCTTTACGTAATTATGAGGTTTATTGTTTATTTGTGGTGCTATTTTGCACTGGCACTACAGACAACTAATCCCAGTGATAACTTATCAAATTTCCCAGAACATTGGTGAATTTATAGATAGAGAAAGGGAATATCTTTAAAAAGGGCGATCGCCGAGACCGATAAACCTCCTGCATAAACCAAATCTTGTGTCCCAAACTTGAGGAAGAGTGAAAAGAGATAAAAAAGTTCTCAATCACTAAAAGTCTCCCACACGTGGATAGCCAGTGCGCAATTTATTGCTGCTACCAACGCTGCGCGAAACGCTACAACTTTCCTATCGGGCTGATTTCCGCGCTAGCTATTTAATTGAACAGTATGCGGGTGGTGAAAATGCTTATCGTTTGCTGATTGAGATGCAAAGTTTACCAAGCGTTGTCGCGATCGCCTCAATAAACAATAAACGATTAAGTTTTTTTGGCTCATGCTTTACAAACTAAGTTATATCTCGTACGTCGAGCGTGACCCAACATAATTAATGATATTTACCATTACCCATTGCGACAATCGGCGATTGATACGCTAAGTCGTCAACTGCGAAGCGGAACGAGTCGTCGCTTTGCGCATGGGCGATCGCTTATGTATCGTAAGTGAAGAAGCCGAAAAATTAGTTCTTTGGGATTATTTCTTGGAGGATGACCGATGGTAACTTCAACTCAATCGACACCAACAATTTCTTTAGAAGAGTTTCTCCAATTACCAGAGACCAAACCTGCAAGTGAATATATCGACGGTCAAGTTTACCAAAAACCTATGCCCCAAGGAGAACACAGTACAATTCAAACCGAGTTAACCTCTGCAATTAATCGAGTTGGTAAACCGCAGAAGCTAGCTTACGCCTTTACTGAATTACGCTGCACCTTTGGCGGTGGTTCAATCGTACCAGATATCGCCGTTTTTGAATGGCAACACATACCGTTACTTCCTAATGGCAGAATTGCGAATAAGTTTGAAATTCACCCAGATTGGACAATCGAAATTCTTTCTCCTCAACAACCTCCCAATCGCGTCATTCGTAAAATCAGCCTTTGTCTTAAGCAGGGAACTAAGTTAGCTTGGCTTATCGATCCTGAGGATGAATCTGTCACCGTATTTCAACCTAACCAGCTACCAGAATTGAAAGAAGCACAAGACATCTTACCAGTTTTGGATGTGCTAAAAGATTGGCAACTCCCCGCAGCTGAATTGTTTGGTTGGTTGCGTTTTGCGTAAATCCCCAGATACCTATGCTTATGGGTAGTCTATCCGTATTTTATTTTTAAACTCAAGCTTTTCACAAGTCTTATGCACAATTGCATATATTCCATCCCCAGTCAAAAGCAGCAAAAACAAGGCATAATTCTGCTGTCTCTTGGTGTAAGTGATATTAATAGTGTACTCATACTACAAAACACATACAGTATAATCCATACCGCCTTCTTAGCCTCTGACCGCTACAGCGTGAATTTAGGGGGCTTTCTCCCTTTGTAGCAACTAGCGTAGATTTAATGAAGCAAAATGCCTATTGCAGCTGGCTAACCATCTTACTATCCAACGCTTCACAAACAGCGATCGCTTCTTGTCTCGCCCAACGATCCGCGTTCACAATGTCTTCTAACGATGGATTGGCGCAATTATCTGCAGTATGGCGATCGCACACTTGTTCAATACACCGAGGAATATCTAAAAAGCGAATCTTCTCTTCTAAAAATAATGCTACCGCTTGTTCGTTAGCTGCGTTCAATACTGCGGGCATTGATCCGCCGGCTTTACCTGCTGCGTAAGCAAGTTGCATGCAAGGATATTTCTGATGATCGGGGGCTTTAAATGTCAAATTTCCTGCTTTTACCAAGTCGAGAGGTTCCCAATCGGTATAAAGGCGTTCGGGATACGATAGAGCATACAACAACGGTAAACGCATATCTGCCCAACCCAACTGCGCTAACACTGAAGTATCTTGCAGTTCAATCAACGAGTGAATAATGCTTTGCGGATGAATGACAATATCGATGCGATCGTAGTCAAGCCCAAAGAGAAAATGCGCTTCAATAACTTCCAAGCCCTTATTCATCAACGTCGCCGAGTCAATCGTGATTTTTTTACCCATTGACCAGTTAGGATGTTTTAAGGCATCTGCGACTTTAACTTGCGCTAACTTTTCCACAGGAAGATCGCGGAAAGCACCACCAGAAGCTGTAAGTAAAATCCGCCGCAATCCTTTATCCGGTACACCTTGGAGACATTGAAAAATTGCGGAATGTTCGGAGTCTGCTGGTAATAGTTTTACATTGTATTTCTCGATTAACGGCAATACAACCGGACCACCAGCAATCAGCGTTTCTTTGTTAGCTAAAGCGATATCTTTACCCGCTTCAATCGCTGCGATCGTCGGTAATAAGCCAGCACAACCAACAATCCCTGTCACAACTGTTTCCGCATCGCCATAACGCGCCACTTCGACGATTCCAGCTTCACCCGCCAGCAAAATTGGTTGTGGATCGAGATCGGCGATCGCTTCTTTGAGTTCAGGAAGTTTGTCTTCTACACAAATTGCCACTATACTTGGTCGAAACTGTCGAATTTGAGCCGCAAGCATTTCTACATTGCGCCCAGCCGCCAAACCGACAATTCGAAATTGATCGGGATACTGCGCCACAATATCAAGGGTTTGCGTACCGATAGAGCCAGTAGAGCCAAGAAGAGTAATCGCTTTCACAACAATTTAAGAATCAGCAGTAACTCCAATATAAGATTCTAAGGGGACACGCGTTCTATTAACTTGAAAATTACGGTAGTCTGTTTTTTGCGAAGAAAGGCTGAAGGCAAAGGGTAATAGGCAGAAGGTTCAAGAGCTTCATCAAAAATGTGCGTTGTGGGTATCATGCGCAGTAAAGTAAAAAATTTTGCCTGAGATGCACGCTACCAGCCAGAAATACACGCTGTCCTTGCTTCAATGTCATGTTTCTAAACCTGAGTTCCTTCAGCCTCCTGCCTTCATGAATTAAAAATCCAACAAACCATATCTTTTTTGCAAGCCTAACAATTTCATCCGAGCTTCCCCTGCATTATCCGCCAAATCAGCAAACTCGACAAACCGCCGTAATTCTTTGCGTAAGAGATTGCGTTCAACTTCTAAAGTTTCGCGGTCTAACTCTGGCGGTAAAACGATCGTGTCAAAAATTGTGGCACGTTCTTTGCCTGGATGCGGGCGCAAAACTCGCCCTCGGCGCTGAATAAACTGTCGAGGATTTCCCGAACTTGCCAAAATCACCGCCGTTTGAATTGCTGGAATATCCACACCTTCATCTAAGCAGCGAATCGCCACTAAACCTTGCAACTCCCCAGTCTCAAACTGATGACGTAACTTTTCGCGTTCTGATAAGGGTGTTTGGGCGGTGTAGGTACTGACTCGATAACCAAGTTCTAAGCCTAAGATTCGCACGACAGCTTCGAGTTGATCGTTCGCCGATCGCCGACTACCCTGCGTACCATCGCTGCAATAAAATAGCGTATGCGTCGTTTCGCGCCGACTCTTCATCAAATCGCGCAAAGCATTTAACTTATTTTCCGCCGCACCAATTAACCTCGCGCGCTGCATGAGTAATGGTGTTAAGTCTTCGTAATCGAAGTTCTCTAGCGCAACGTTGTCGCGTTGTTGCCATAATAATGCGCGTCCAATCTTTTTCGTTAACTTCGCGTAAGCTAGACTTTCTGCATGAGTTAGTTCTACCAAAATCGGATAGTAGAGATAATGCACCAAAGCACCTCGGGCGATCGCCTCTTTTAAAGTAAACTCTGGTTGTAAAACTGCACCAAAATAATCAAATAAAGACTGCGTTCCCGCATCATCAAAGTACCTTTCCGGCGTTGCAGAAAGTGCTAGGCGTAAACCGATGTTGCGCGGTAAACATTCTTCTAATCGTGGTGCGCCTAAGTTATGCGCTTCGTCTCCCACAATTAATGTTTTCTCAGGAAAATAGCGCAGTTGCGATTGAAAACCATCACTGATGAGCGTTGAATTTGTTGCGATCGCAGTCAAAAACCGTTGATTACCAGAACGCACGTTATATAACTGTGTTGATAGTGTAGAATGCCAGCTACGTAAGTTTTCAAAAGCTAACACTGGCTGTAGGTTAAACTTCTCGCATTCTTTTGCCCATTGTGTCACTAAATGCTGATACGGACAGACAACGAGCAACACTTGCAACCCAATTTTTTGATAAAGTTCCGCCGCGATAAACAGTGCTGTAATCGTCTTACCGCTACCTGTTGCCATTTTCAGCGTTCCTCGACCATTATTCGCAAACCAACTTGCGACAGCTTGACGCTGATACGGGCGTAGCTGGATTGTTGCTGGTACTCTTGGACACCCACGCGGTGCTTTACTGATTTGATATTCGTCTTTGTTTTCTGCAACGACTAATCGCAGTCGGTTGCGATCGCGCAGAAAGTCGAAATATCGCTTTGCATAGGTTTTCTCAGGAGATTGTTGTAAATACATCTGATGCAACCCCAACTCTCAGCGACTTCCAACTTTCTCCTAATCATACAGCAATATCACTTAATTAAAATGTATTCATTAACACAAATATATAGATGCTGCATTCAGCCATAGCAGTCGAGCGGAAGCACAGAGTTATTGCCGCAATGGGTTTTCAACCCTGACTTCCGACCCCCAACCCCTGACCTCTACTTAGTTATAATCGCGCCAAACGCCAACCAAAAGACCTTGTACCTGTACTTGTGCTGCCGCCACTTCAATTGGTTTATACTTAGCATTGGCGGGTTTAAGCGTGACGCGGTCGCCGCGACGGTAAAATCGTTTTAAAGTTGTACCGTACCCATCTACTCGCGCTGCGACAATCGTACCATTTCGCAGTTTTTCTGGTTCGGATACTGGGCGCATAATCACCAAATCACCCTCAGTAATAAGATCTTCAATCATACTGTCACCCACTACGCGCAAAGCATACGTATGCGGCGGTAAAAATAAGTGCGAAAAATCCAATTGTTCGACAGTATCCGTGAAAGGTTCGAGTAAACCACCGGCGGCGATCGCACCCAAAACAGGAACACTTTGTTGCGCGCGGTTAAGTATGCGAATTGTTCTTGCTTTACCTTCTGTCCATTCAATATAGCCTTTAAAGCGTAAATGTTCCAAACGGCTTTGAATCGGCGCGGGAGACTTCAAATTCATCGCCTGCATCATCTGGCGAATCGATGGTGAATGCTGGTGCTGGCGAATATACTCGGCTAACCAGTCATATAATTCTTGTTGCGCTTCGGTGAGAGGTTCCATCATAATTCGGAAGCCAAAATACAAAGGTCTATAAGAACATTCGTACTACATTATTGCCCCGAATAGCAAAAAAAACTACAAATAAAGTAATTTTTTGTTGAGATGATGATTTGGTAGTCGGTAATAGGTAACTGAGTTTAATATTACTCGCTGCTCATGCCACTCCTAGCAAACTTGCAAGTAGCGCCTTTTGGGCATGAAGTCGATTTTCTGCTTGATCCCACACGCGTGATTGAGAACCTTCCATCACACCATCGGTAATTTCTTCACCGCGATGCGCGGGTAAGCAGTGCAAAACGATCGCATTAGAATCAGCAAGACTCAATAATTGTTCGTTAATCTGATACGGTTGAAACACAGGAATTCTAGAAGTTGCTTGCGATTCTTGCCCCATACTTGCCCACACGTCAGTATATAATACCTCCGCCCCTTTTGCTGCCGCTTCCGGATCTTGCGTGACAGTGACTTCGGTTTTATTTTGGGCGATCGCTTTTGCTTGTTCTACAACTTTAGCATCGGGTGCAAATTCCGCAGGCGTTGCAACGCGGACATTCATTCCCACTAACGCACAACCCAACATCAGCGAATGCGCTACGTTATTACCATCACCGACATACGTCAACGTCAATCCCTCTAAATGACCAAAACACTCTTGAACGGTCAATAAATCCGCTAATATTTGACAAGGATGCTCTAAGTCACTTAACGCATTAATGACCGGAATTTTGGCATAGCGTGCAAAAGTTTCGAGTTGCTGCTGTTCAAACGTGCGAATTGCCAGAATATCCAAATACCGATCTAAAACCCGCGCAGTATCTTCTACAGGTTCGCCACGACTGACTTGCGTGACATCAGGATTTAAATCAATCACTTGTCCGCCGAGTTGATACATCGCCACA from Chroococcidiopsis sp. TS-821 encodes:
- a CDS encoding tetratricopeptide repeat protein, with translation MNRLKTSIAILGIVYVLVNTPTVVEAETTQPAIETSIQNYYKQGINQYNKGDVQGAIASFTEVIRLDPANAAAYENRGNARDDLGDHQGAIADYNQAISINPNNATTYYNRGIAYDRLGNNEAAIADYNRAIALNPKFASAYNSRGILRFALGDELNAMADFNQAIQLEPNRPGFYYNRGNARRRRGDNRGAILDYTQVLQLNPKDADAYFNRGIARYNAGEHQSAIADFNQALQIKPNYAEAYYNRALSYSALGNTQQALQDFQQAANLYEQQQKPEYYQDAQERIRELQ
- a CDS encoding Uma2 family endonuclease; this translates as MVTSTQSTPTISLEEFLQLPETKPASEYIDGQVYQKPMPQGEHSTIQTELTSAINRVGKPQKLAYAFTELRCTFGGGSIVPDIAVFEWQHIPLLPNGRIANKFEIHPDWTIEILSPQQPPNRVIRKISLCLKQGTKLAWLIDPEDESVTVFQPNQLPELKEAQDILPVLDVLKDWQLPAAELFGWLRFA
- the lexA gene encoding transcriptional repressor LexA; the encoded protein is MEPLTEAQQELYDWLAEYIRQHQHSPSIRQMMQAMNLKSPAPIQSRLEHLRFKGYIEWTEGKARTIRILNRAQQSVPVLGAIAAGGLLEPFTDTVEQLDFSHLFLPPHTYALRVVGDSMIEDLITEGDLVIMRPVSEPEKLRNGTIVAARVDGYGTTLKRFYRRGDRVTLKPANAKYKPIEVAAAQVQVQGLLVGVWRDYN
- a CDS encoding DNA phosphorothioation system restriction enzyme, producing MYLQQSPEKTYAKRYFDFLRDRNRLRLVVAENKDEYQISKAPRGCPRVPATIQLRPYQRQAVASWFANNGRGTLKMATGSGKTITALFIAAELYQKIGLQVLLVVCPYQHLVTQWAKECEKFNLQPVLAFENLRSWHSTLSTQLYNVRSGNQRFLTAIATNSTLISDGFQSQLRYFPEKTLIVGDEAHNLGAPRLEECLPRNIGLRLALSATPERYFDDAGTQSLFDYFGAVLQPEFTLKEAIARGALVHYLYYPILVELTHAESLAYAKLTKKIGRALLWQQRDNVALENFDYEDLTPLLMQRARLIGAAENKLNALRDLMKSRRETTHTLFYCSDGTQGSRRSANDQLEAVVRILGLELGYRVSTYTAQTPLSEREKLRHQFETGELQGLVAIRCLDEGVDIPAIQTAVILASSGNPRQFIQRRGRVLRPHPGKERATIFDTIVLPPELDRETLEVERNLLRKELRRFVEFADLADNAGEARMKLLGLQKRYGLLDF
- the argF gene encoding ornithine carbamoyltransferase: MAAFTGRDLLSLADLDADEVKQLLQLAAELKAGKQLHCNKVLGLLFYKASTRTRVSFSVAMYQLGGQVIDLNPDVTQVSRGEPVEDTARVLDRYLDILAIRTFEQQQLETFARYAKIPVINALSDLEHPCQILADLLTVQECFGHLEGLTLTYVGDGNNVAHSLMLGCALVGMNVRVATPAEFAPDAKVVEQAKAIAQNKTEVTVTQDPEAAAKGAEVLYTDVWASMGQESQATSRIPVFQPYQINEQLLSLADSNAIVLHCLPAHRGEEITDGVMEGSQSRVWDQAENRLHAQKALLASLLGVA
- a CDS encoding deoxyguanosinetriphosphate triphosphohydrolase, encoding MQWRKLLSRSRLFHNLNVEDSGRTAFEKDFDKIIFSSYFRRLKDKTQVFSLVDNDYIRSRLSHSLEASCVGRTLGTLVGQEIVKRHAKELYDYTARDFGDIVAAACLSHDIGNPPFGHAGEDAIQEWFKSPNAAAVLSLLTPGQQADFKCFEGNAQGFRILTKLDKPQHRQGLQFTCATLATFTKYPREAGINSNSFNKYNSNSDNKSTKKHGFFQEEKELFAQIAQEVGLIRRQKDIAWWCRHPLVFLVEAADDICYHIVDLEDGFSMGYIDYAEAKMWLIDILEGEKIEQFDDKKEQIKYLRAKAIHKLITEVKQVFLDCEEQLLSGTFDSPLTSQIASGLKLKEIIELTRKNVYEACEVVEVKVAGYQVLGGLLEEFVSAVTNNNLSKSYLTKKLLPNFKDTEQLYSKVLQVTDYISGMTDSYAVSLFKKIKGISLPRGGR
- the dxr gene encoding 1-deoxy-D-xylulose-5-phosphate reductoisomerase is translated as MKAITLLGSTGSIGTQTLDIVAQYPDQFRIVGLAAGRNVEMLAAQIRQFRPSIVAICVEDKLPELKEAIADLDPQPILLAGEAGIVEVARYGDAETVVTGIVGCAGLLPTIAAIEAGKDIALANKETLIAGGPVVLPLIEKYNVKLLPADSEHSAIFQCLQGVPDKGLRRILLTASGGAFRDLPVEKLAQVKVADALKHPNWSMGKKITIDSATLMNKGLEVIEAHFLFGLDYDRIDIVIHPQSIIHSLIELQDTSVLAQLGWADMRLPLLYALSYPERLYTDWEPLDLVKAGNLTFKAPDHQKYPCMQLAYAAGKAGGSMPAVLNAANEQAVALFLEEKIRFLDIPRCIEQVCDRHTADNCANPSLEDIVNADRWARQEAIAVCEALDSKMVSQLQ